Genomic DNA from Microscilla marina ATCC 23134:
ATTTTTGCACTTTTTTATGAGTAGAGGTGGTTTTGATGATAATTATTTGGCAATGAGTGTATTAAATATTGTTTGTAGACTTGATTTATTTTATTAAAATGTTTTGTTGACATTTGATATACATCGTTTTTTTGCTTCAAGATGCCCCCTTCTTTAACTTCATCAGCAACTTGATTAACCAAAAAAATATCTATCCTTTATGTTACCCAAAATTACCTTAAATGCTAAGCCAAATTGTGTTAAAAGCTTATTAAACTTAGGTTACTTTTATTCTTTAATAAAAAGTGTGTTTAGGCGTGTTTTTCCAGACTCTAGAAGAGTATTATTCACTTTTTTAGAAAAGCGGACACTTCATAAATGCTTTTATTCACAAGGCTTGCTTTTATTTGTGTTACACGTGGAAGGTGTTACCCTAATGATAGGGGTTATGGCTGCTTTTCTAACTGTGGTAGCTGTTGTAGCAAACCAGAAACAGGTTTATTATAAGAATTGTTTACAGATGTATGAGATAGAGAAGTGTAATTATGAAGAGGAAATGCAACAAGTAAAAGAAGAATGTTTGACTTTAAAACGCAGTTTGGCGGCAAGTTCGGCTAAGATGCTGAAACAAAATCAATTTTTGATGCAAGTACAAGCAGAACTAAAAAATATAGTGAGTACTGGATTTCATAATTGCCACTCTATACAAGATAAAATTACTAAGCTGGAAGATGCTATTGATTATTATTTGAAAAGTGACAAAAGGTGGAATGATTTTAAAGATAATTTTGACAAAATTCATCCTCACTTTTTTTCCAGGCTCACCAAAGAGTACCCCAACCTTACCAATAGCGAACTACGACTTTGTGCCTTGCTAAGGCTTAATTGTAATACCAAAGATATTGCGCAGTTATTGGGCGTATCACAAAAAAGCGCAAACATGGCACGTTATCGTTTAAGAAAGAAAATGAAAGTGCAAACTGATAAACCTCTAAACTCGTTTATGATGGGTTATTAGTACCTTCTGTTAGTACTATCAAACTTTTAAATACGCTTTTATAAGTTGTTGAAAATCAACGTGATATAAAGGTGTAGTTACCTATAAACCGAATCTACAGGCTTGCTGTGATGAGCTCAATGCAATTAAACAGGGTCTAGCACCGATATTCATCGGTATCTAAGGACTTGCGACTTGTCGCTTGAAACTTGCCCCTAACGGGGCTTTTAAGTACCAAGGCAAAATTAAACATACCTAATGAGTAGGTGTAACTACCTTATGATGAGCAAGTTGTTCTTACTTGTAGCACCGATATACATCGGTATCTAAGGACTTATGGCTAATTACTTGCTGCTACTTATAACGCTAGTTTTACCCAAATTGCATCAAAAAACTGATAAGGTTATCATCAGTACCCAAGGCAAGTTTTTTTCTAAGGCGGTAGCGCGCCATATTTGCACTTCGGTAAGAAATTCCCAGTATATCGGCTATTTCTTGAGTGTTGAAGTTGAGGCGTAGCAATGCGCTAATGCGAAAGTCGGCTGGGGAGAGGTTGGCAAACTGTTTTGCCAGTTCTTGGTAAAACTGGGGGTAAGTTTCTTCGAAGTAGTGCTGAAATTTTGCCCAGTCTTTATCTGACTGTAGCCCACGATGAATGATTTGCTTTATTTTTTTGAGTTGAGGGATTATTTCTTTTTTTGATTCTTTGGTGAACTCAGGTAAAGCAGATTTTACTTCTTCCAAGAACTTGTTTTTTTGCTGAATATGCAGCGCCTGAGACATCAACGACTGGTTTTTTAGTTCCAGTTCTTTTCGCAGGTGTGTTTGCTGTATTTGCTCTTTCTCCAGATTTGCCTGATAAAGTGCTTCTTTTTGACTTTGGATTAATTGGTTCTTGCGCAACCTCAACCTATGCTGGCGTATAATAAGTATGCTAATAATTAAAAAAGCCATGATGCCTGCCAGCAATAAATAGTTTAAGAGCGTATGTCTTTCTTTTTCAGCACGAAGCAAGGCTTTTTCTCTTTGATTAACAACGCTGATAGAGTCTTTCTCTGCTTGAAAGCGATAACGAGCTTCCAGTTGGGCAATCTTTCGGGTATTTTGTTGGTTAAACAAACTGTCGGACATTGTTTTGAATAACAAGTGACTGTTATAAGCTTCTTCATAATGGCCTAACTTCTGATGGGTAAGGGCCAAGGTCTCGTATCCTAAACTAGCGGTGCTTGTAGCACCAATTTTTTTGGCAAGCTGGGTGCCAGCTACCAATAGGTCTTTGGCTTTTGGGTACTCCTTCAGTTGATAATATGTATTGCCTAGTGAAACCTGGGCGTGTGCCAGGTAGTGCGCTTGTTTTTGTTTTTTATGAATAACAATGGCCTTTTGGAGATGCGCTAACGACAAAGCATACTTTTGCTGGTTTCTGTAAAAAATCCCTAGGTCTTCGTGAATTTTCCCCAAGAACTCTCTGTTATCCACTTCAAGGGTTGTTTTCATCGCTTGCTTAAAGTACACCTCGGCGCTGTCGCGGCTAGGTGTATTACCTTTGTCATAAGTAGTGGCAATTCCTCGGTACACTTTAATCAGAGAGGCTTTTTGTCCTGTTTTAGTAAACATTCGGAGAGATTTGAGGTAGTATTTTCTTGACAATGTATAATCTTTTTGTCTGTAGTGTATAGCCCCTATATTGTAGTAACTTCTGGCCATACCAGATTTTTCTCCAATCTTTTCCGAAATTTTCAAAGCTTTTAAGTGGTAGTCAATGGCTTGTGGAAACAAGTCTTGTACTTGATAAGTTAGCCCAATATCAGTGTATACCAAGGCTACATTTCTGTGATCTCCTACCTTTTGCCAAATTTTCAATGATTCCTGATAGTGTTTAATGGCTGCTGAGTAGTTATTTTGAATTCTGTAAATGTTTCCCAGGTTATTTAATACGCTGCCTGTAGAGGCCTCTTCTTTTAGTGTTTTAAAAATTTGTAATACTTTTTGATAGTTAGCCAATGCTTTGGCATATTTTCCTTGCCGTTCATAAATCAGTGCCATATTGTTGTAGTTTTGTCCAACGCCTCTTTTATTACCCAACTTCTGGTGGATATTTAATGCTTTCCGGCAATGTCTGAGTGCTTTTGTTGTATTGCCCAACCGATAATGAGTAATACCTAGGGTAGTTTGGGCATTGGCAATTAAACTTAGATCATTCGCTTTTTGGGCAACCTTCAGCGATTTTTTAAAGTATTCCATTCCTTGAGGAAACTTTCCCTGAAAGTTGAAGTGAATACCAAGCCCCATATATGCCTGATGCAAGCCTTTGTGGTAAGTCGCCTGCCTGGCTAAAGGTATTATTTTTTCATAGAATTGTCTGGCATTTTTAAAATACCCTCTCACCATACAGTTATAGCCTAATTGATAGTAAGCATCGCATATACCTTCTGGGTAGTTTATATGTTGAGCCAGGCTTATGGCTTTTGTACTGAACTGAGCGACTTTTAGGGAGTCGGCACGTTGATACTGTTTAGCGAGTAAATTATAAGTATTTACCCGTTTTTTGCCTGTCAAGTCAGTTTTTAGCAATGTTTGCAGAGAGTCTTTGATAGATATACCCTGAGCTTTTGCCTGGTAAATCAACCCAACAAATAATATTTTAAAAGCCAAAACCACCAGTAAAGGATTCTGGAGTTTTTTCAGGTTCATAGACGTAATATTTAATTCGAATCAACGGTAAAATATACAGCTATTTTAATAATATTTATTGAATTATTTAAAACTGTAAAAATTAATTAGTAAAACGAAAAAAATAAAATGTTCTAAGAGAACGAAGTACCTGATAAACACCAGGTGATTTTTTAACTTTGACAAGTTTGTGAAGGTGTAACACATTATTATGTTAGCGAACTCTACTGGATGTTGATGAAAATAGTTACTTTTGTTCGATAACGATGAAGTTTTTTTGACATATAGCAGCGTTACGGTGATAAAAGCTTCCTAAGGAATTGTTCAAAAATAAATTTACACTCTGAGAGGTGATTTTTCGCCTTGATACTTCGTTATTTTTAGCCTTTGGCAGAGCTCGGCACAGCATAGCTGTAGCCATCGGTTTTTGCCCGTAGCGCTGCTATGGGCGCAAAAAATAGCCTCGTCTCAAAACAAAACCTCTACCTCAAGAATGGTAACTTAATTTCTCACCATTCCTAAGCTAAAAAAACAAAAAAATCGTCAAAGAATTTCTGGAGAAATTGCCAGTAATCTTGGACGATTTTTTACTTCTGTAGAATTATTTTTTCAACCTTTGATGCGGCTTTTTTTTTTGAATAAAGCTTTGTGCTGGGTAAGCTCGACAACAGAGGGTGATTTACTTCAGCATCACTTTTTTGAGCCTGATTTGTTCGCCTGCTGTGTATTTTACCAGGTAAATGCCAGCAGGCAGTGCTTTGAGCTGAACATTTACCTTGTCTCCAGCCTTTACTTTTTGGCGAAACACTTCAGCTCCCCATGAAGCATACACCACCAGCCAACCAGAGGGAGAAGTAAAAGGCGAAGTGCTTGCTGGAATGAGCACGGCGAAGTTTCCGTGGGTAGGGTTGGGGTACAGCTTCATTTCTATAGAGCCTTTGGCGGCAGAGGGAGCATTCAACGAAATGGGTGAGTGAGTACTTACAGCGGGTGTGCTTGCGCAGGATCCGCCAATAAATGCCGAGAACTCTCCCCCGCGAGTTACCTGGAA
This window encodes:
- a CDS encoding helix-turn-helix transcriptional regulator encodes the protein MLPKITLNAKPNCVKSLLNLGYFYSLIKSVFRRVFPDSRRVLFTFLEKRTLHKCFYSQGLLLFVLHVEGVTLMIGVMAAFLTVVAVVANQKQVYYKNCLQMYEIEKCNYEEEMQQVKEECLTLKRSLAASSAKMLKQNQFLMQVQAELKNIVSTGFHNCHSIQDKITKLEDAIDYYLKSDKRWNDFKDNFDKIHPHFFSRLTKEYPNLTNSELRLCALLRLNCNTKDIAQLLGVSQKSANMARYRLRKKMKVQTDKPLNSFMMGY
- a CDS encoding tetratricopeptide repeat protein, with the translated sequence MNLKKLQNPLLVVLAFKILFVGLIYQAKAQGISIKDSLQTLLKTDLTGKKRVNTYNLLAKQYQRADSLKVAQFSTKAISLAQHINYPEGICDAYYQLGYNCMVRGYFKNARQFYEKIIPLARQATYHKGLHQAYMGLGIHFNFQGKFPQGMEYFKKSLKVAQKANDLSLIANAQTTLGITHYRLGNTTKALRHCRKALNIHQKLGNKRGVGQNYNNMALIYERQGKYAKALANYQKVLQIFKTLKEEASTGSVLNNLGNIYRIQNNYSAAIKHYQESLKIWQKVGDHRNVALVYTDIGLTYQVQDLFPQAIDYHLKALKISEKIGEKSGMARSYYNIGAIHYRQKDYTLSRKYYLKSLRMFTKTGQKASLIKVYRGIATTYDKGNTPSRDSAEVYFKQAMKTTLEVDNREFLGKIHEDLGIFYRNQQKYALSLAHLQKAIVIHKKQKQAHYLAHAQVSLGNTYYQLKEYPKAKDLLVAGTQLAKKIGATSTASLGYETLALTHQKLGHYEEAYNSHLLFKTMSDSLFNQQNTRKIAQLEARYRFQAEKDSISVVNQREKALLRAEKERHTLLNYLLLAGIMAFLIISILIIRQHRLRLRKNQLIQSQKEALYQANLEKEQIQQTHLRKELELKNQSLMSQALHIQQKNKFLEEVKSALPEFTKESKKEIIPQLKKIKQIIHRGLQSDKDWAKFQHYFEETYPQFYQELAKQFANLSPADFRISALLRLNFNTQEIADILGISYRSANMARYRLRKKLALGTDDNLISFLMQFG